The Fusobacterium necrophorum subsp. necrophorum genome includes the window CGAAGCCACTCCATAACTCACAAAGGCATTTACCTTAGGAAGCATATTTCCCAGTGCTGCCGTTTCCTGTGCCTTTGCTATCTTCACTTGAGATTTTGCAATCAAAGCCTGAATACTGGATTCCAATGCCCTCTCTTTATCTTTTTCAAATGTAATACGTTCTGTCAAATGATTGGGAACGATAAATTCCTTGACTTCCAATGCTTCTTTTTTGTCCACTCCCATTTGAAATTTTAAATCTTCCGTCTGTACTTCAATATTACTTTTCGCTTTGGAAATTAAAGATTGTACTTCCAATAAAGAGTATTCCGTTTTCAATAAATCCGTCTTCGTAATCAGTCGCAACTCCAATTGAGCTTCCTGCTTTTTATATCGATTTTGCAATTGTTTCTCGGAATATTCCAAAGCTTGTAAATTTCTTTTGCTGTTGACAATATTCGAAAAAGTTCGAATCGTCTTCAAACGAGTATTTAGTGTCTCTTGAACATAGGACAAATCTGCTATGGTTTTATAGGCTTTTGCCCCTTGAATTCCGGCAAGAATGGCTCCTCCTTGAAAAATAGGTTGGCTGATTGTAATCGATTGTTTGTAACCGCCTTTTTCCGATTCCATAGAAGATTTATTCTTATAAATATTTCTCTCATATTCTCCACGTTGATAGTTGGCACTGTACACTACGCTTGGCAGTGCTTTTTTAATTGCCTGATTCATTTTTAGTTTTGAAATTTCTAACTGCTTATCTGAAATTTTGACCGCCTTGCTATTCTCCATTGACGCTTGAATCGCTTCTTCCAAAGTAACTTCTCTTCCAAAAGCAACACTCCCCAGCAGGAAAAATAATATCCATAGCTTTTTCATTCTTTCCTCTCCTTCTCTCTATCTATTGTAACATTTTCATAATATTTTTAATTAAAAAGTCTATCTTCTGTAAAATTGTTTTATCTTCAACTCTTTTTAGCACTTCTGCAACCTCTGTCGTAAAAAATTTCTCATCATCCGTTACAAATAGAACGGACATTCGAAACCCTTGAATCATTTTTGCTAACAGAATTGCATATTTATGTTTCTCTTCCTCCACAATACTTAATTCATCCCTATATTTATCTAATTGTCCCTCCCAATATTGTACATAAGCTTTTTCGAAAAAAATAAATCTTTTCACAATACTATCCTCTAAAATTTCAAGATTTTTTACCAAATTGATTAACACCAATTCCATCTTAATATGACGAATATCTCTTTGAAAACGCTCTATCAAATAATTTCGCAAGGTATCTTTCATAGAATTTGAAATTTTATCCACATGCTTTTGCCGTTCCAAAGCAATTCCCATATTTTCTTCAATACATTCCAAAACCATATCTTTTTTGGATTTAAAATAACTGTAAAAGCTTCCCTTGGAAATTCCCAGACTACTTGTAATCTCTTCCACAGACACCTTACTGTATCCCTTTTTCAACACAAGTTCTTGAAAGACTTCCAAAATTCTCTCTTTTTTATTCTCTAACTCTTGTTTTTCCGTCATCTTCTTCTCCTTTATTTTTTTGACCAACCAGTCAATGACCGTGTGGTCATTCAATATAATATGATATTTTATGCATTCTGTCAAGTTTTTTTTGATAGAGAAATCGGTTGACTTTTTCTTATTTTAGCGGTACCCTTAAAGATATATTATAACTATATTTTGGAGTGCCTATGAAAATTCGAAAATTATTTTTTGTTCTTCTTCCTCTCATCACAGGAATTGGAATTTACTTACTCTATCGAAGTAGAAATTTATATTATTACCAACTCTTGCAGGATACACATCTGCATCCCTATATCAGTCAAATTCGAGAGAATGCAAAAATTTATCGGAAAATTCTCTCCACTTGGAGTGTCTATTCTCTTCCTGACGGTCTTTGGTTATTTTCTTTCGGAGCTGCTCTTCTTTTGGATCGGGTCTACTATTGGATGCATTTGTTTATCTTTAGTATGATTTATGCCATTATGATTGGAATAGAATACTTACAAAAATTCTATGGAGGACATGGACATTGGTTGGGAACCTTTGACTTACATGACATTGAAGCCTATACCATTGCATATGTAAGCATTCTCCTGCTTTCTTTGCTTTTTTATTTTTTTCAGTCGAAACAGAAAATCCGAAGCAGAATGAGAGAATTAGCTGTTGACTGTATTTACATTGGTATTTTTGGAATCTTGGGTGCACTCCCTAGTTTACTATAATGAGGTGATAACATGAAAAAATTAAATTACAGAATGTATTTGACTACTTTGAAAATGGTCTTTTTAAAAGCAGTTCATGATCTGTATCCGGAACATGAAGTTGTCTTTTTGAATTCTTTAAACAATGGTTTATACGGAAAAATTCTTTGGAAGCATCATATCTTTCACAATGCGGACTATGATAAAATCAAACAACGAATGAAAGAGATTATCGAGGCAAATCTTCCAATTCAAATAGTTTCTTCCAACTATGAAGCTATTAAACTTTCTTCTATTGAAAAAAACAGAGAAGATATACAGGAGCTGATGAATACGACCTTATGGACAGGGATTATGAAGATGAAATTGGATGACTATAGCGACTATTTCTATCATCTTCCTTATAAAAGTACAGGAAGCTTGGATGCCTATGATGTCTATCCCTATTCCGCAGGCTTTATTTTAAAATATCCCATGACGGATCCCCATATTTTGGAACAAAAAATTGATACTCCAAAAATGGCGGCGGTCTTTGAGGAAAGTGATCATTGGTTACGAATCATGGATGTTCCGGATGCCGGCTCCATCAATCGAAAGGTATTAAACCATGAAATCCGTTCATTAATTCGAATTAACGAGGCTTTGCATAATAAGAACTTGGCAAAAATTTCCGAAAAAATCGCAAAAAATGAAAATATCAAAGTCATTACGATCGCCGGTCCCTCTTCTTCCGGAAAAACCACTTTTGCCAACCGATTGTTTATTCAACTGAAAGCGGACGAAGTCAATCCTTTGGTTATTTCTTTGGATAATTACTATATCGGTCGTAAAAATATTCCCCTAAATGAAGAAGGGGAAAAAGATTATGAAGCCTTGGAAGCTCTCGATATTCCTTTGCTAAATCAAAATGTAATGGACTTAATTGCAGGAAAAGAGGTGGAACTTCCCATTTATAATTTCATCACCGGAGAAAGAGAGAAAATAGGAAAAGTTGCAAAACTTTCTAACAAACATGGAGTAATCATTATTGAGGGAATTCATGGATTAAATGAAGCCATGACAAAGTATATTCCCAAAGAACAAAAATTTAAAATTTATATCAGCTGTTTGACCCAATTAAATTTAGATAAACATAATCGTATCGCCACTTCCGATGTCAGAGAAATTCGTAGAATGGTTCGGGACAGTTTATCAAGAAATACAGCTGCGGAAGAAACCCTTGCGATGTGGCCTTCCGTTCGGAAAGGAGAAGAAAAACATATTTTTCCTTTCCAGGAAGAAGCCGATGTCATTTTTAACTCGAATTTGGTCTATGAAATGGGAGTGCTTAAAAATGCAGCCATGAGAGAATTGGTGAAAGTTCCTACGACAAGTCCTCACTATGCAGATGCTCGAAGACTTATCGGTCTGCTTGCCTGCTTCCTACCGATAGAAGCCTCTGATGTTCCGGATGATTCTATTTTGAAGGAATTTATTGGAAACAGTTTTTTCTATAACTATTAAAACATATATGTGACACAAAATATAAGATGGTGTCCCTATCTGATACAGATTTAAGATAGAGACACCATTTTTAGCTACAATTTATAGTTGTACAATAACTACTGTGAATGAAAAAGAATCTTTATTATTTTGCAATTAAGATCATCGAAGACTTGGAAGTAAGAGAATAGCTTTTTCCACTTATCATGTCATCAGCTTGAAAATAACAAGTTTCTGGTTTTGCCGTATCCGTCAATAGATACCAATGTTTTCCATCTCCTAAAAGAGGAAGCTCAAACTCCAAAGTTTCACTATAGGAATTAAGAGCAATATAGAATCTTATTTTTGTCTCTTGGTCGAAAAGTTCAAAAGCAATCGACAAAGAGTGAAAACTATAGTCAGGTTGATGTAATTTCACTCCGTGTAAAAAGATTTCCTCATCCATTTTTAAATATTCTTCTTTTCGAAAAATAGAATAGCTTTTTCGAAGTTGTATCATGGATTTTGTAAAGGTAAAGATATCCTGAAAACGTTCTTTTCTACTCCAATCCATCCAAGTGATTTTGTTGTCTTGGCAGTAGGCATTGTTGTTTCCTAATTGTGTTCTTGCAATTTCATCTCCCATTAGAAGCATAGGAATTCCTTGTGAAATATAAAGAATCAACATCATATTTTTCATCTGTTGTATTCTTAGAGCTAAGATAGTCGGATTATCGGTTTCTCCCTCTTCTCCATGATTGTAAGAATAATTTTCATTGCTGCCGTCTCGATTTTGTTCTCCGTTTGCAAAGTTATATTTCCGATTATAGCTGAGTAAATCCCACATCGTGAAGCCGTCATGACAGGCAATAAAATTGATGCTCGATTGATATTTTTTCCGATTGGCATGAAAAAGATCCACACTTCCAAAAATTCTCTTGATGAGATCGGGAATTTGTCCGAAATCTCCTCGTATAAATTTTCGGACCGTATCCCGATAAGAATCATTCCATTCGGACCAGCCGCTTGGCAGGGCTCCCACAAAATATCCTCCTAAATCCCAACTTTCCGAAATCAACAAGGCATGAGACAAAATAGGATGTTCCACCAAATCTTTCAACAAAGAATGTTGCAACCACTGTCCGTCGGAATCTCTTCCCAGTACGGGAGATAGATCAAAACGGAAACCGTCCACTCCAATTTCATAATACCAATAGAGTAAAGAATCCAAAATCATTTCTTTTGCGACAGGGTGGTTACAATTGAAACTGTTTCCGCAACCGGAAAAATTGGCAAAATCTCTCTCTTTGGTTTTAATATAGAAAATATTCTCTCCCATTGCTTTGAAGTTGTAAAGATAGCCTGTTTTTCCTCCTTCTGCAGTGTGATTATAAACGACATCCAACAGAACTTCAATTCCGTTTTCATGGAGAACTTCCACCAGATGATGAAATTCTTCTTTTTCCGAAAATGAAGCGGCTTCTTTGGAAGAGGAGTATTTCTTTGTTGCAGCAAAAAAATTGATAGGATTGTAGCCCCAAGCATTTTTGATGGGACTGGCATCCGGATGAAGATTGCCGGTATAATCATCCCATTCATAGATGGGAAGAAATTCCACGGTATTGATTCCCAATTCTTTTAAATAGGGAATTTTTTCAATAAAAGAGCTATAACTTCGTTTTTCTGAAAAAAATCCTATATGCACTTCATAGATAAGTCTATCTTTATCCGGAATGGATAGTCTTTTGACAGGCTTTTGTTGATGTAAGAGGAAGATAGATTTTTTTTCTTCTACCGGCATATTTCCCGTATAGGAAAGTGCAAGAGGATCTAAAATACTAATTCCGTCAATATTCCAACGATACAAGCTTCCTTCCGCTATGCTGCTATCTTCAAAATACCAATAATCTCCTGTTCTGTTTTTTTTCGTATCTAATACAATCTTTTGACTTGGAGTTTTATCTTCAGGATTTTGATAAAATTCCAGGTAAACTTCCTCTGCCCCCTTGGCATACAAGGAAAATTGTGGCTTCATTGTCCTCCAAAATGTTGGAGAAAAACCATTTTTTTCTATCGTTTGATACATCTTGATTCCCTTCTTGATTTTTTATATATTTTATCTCGTTTATTTTAACATATTTTAAAAAAAGAAAAAAGAGAAGAATGTGAAAAAACTCTAAAAAACTATTGAATTTTCCATAAAAAAATGCTATTGTAAGGATAACAAGAATAAATTTAGGAGGGAAAAGATGAATAAGAAAGATTTTATCGCACTATTTGCAAAAAACGCTGAATTGAAGACAAAAACAGAAGCTGAAAAACTGGTAACAGCTT containing:
- a CDS encoding TolC family protein, encoding MKKLWILFFLLGSVAFGREVTLEEAIQASMENSKAVKISDKQLEISKLKMNQAIKKALPSVVYSANYQRGEYERNIYKNKSSMESEKGGYKQSITISQPIFQGGAILAGIQGAKAYKTIADLSYVQETLNTRLKTIRTFSNIVNSKRNLQALEYSEKQLQNRYKKQEAQLELRLITKTDLLKTEYSLLEVQSLISKAKSNIEVQTEDLKFQMGVDKKEALEVKEFIVPNHLTERITFEKDKERALESSIQALIAKSQVKIAKAQETAALGNMLPKVNAFVSYGVASERTHWKQTREDAEWMGGLSVSWNVFSFGSDYDAYQIAKLEKESKELSETTAQDNIALSLKTAYLELQRLEILRESRKRGLEAAELNFTMDQEKFDAGLLSTVDYLSSETQLREARVNYYQAELDYYYAFEYYRSLLV
- a CDS encoding TetR/AcrR family transcriptional regulator; translated protein: MTEKQELENKKERILEVFQELVLKKGYSKVSVEEITSSLGISKGSFYSYFKSKKDMVLECIEENMGIALERQKHVDKISNSMKDTLRNYLIERFQRDIRHIKMELVLINLVKNLEILEDSIVKRFIFFEKAYVQYWEGQLDKYRDELSIVEEEKHKYAILLAKMIQGFRMSVLFVTDDEKFFTTEVAEVLKRVEDKTILQKIDFLIKNIMKMLQ
- a CDS encoding nucleoside kinase, whose product is MKKLNYRMYLTTLKMVFLKAVHDLYPEHEVVFLNSLNNGLYGKILWKHHIFHNADYDKIKQRMKEIIEANLPIQIVSSNYEAIKLSSIEKNREDIQELMNTTLWTGIMKMKLDDYSDYFYHLPYKSTGSLDAYDVYPYSAGFILKYPMTDPHILEQKIDTPKMAAVFEESDHWLRIMDVPDAGSINRKVLNHEIRSLIRINEALHNKNLAKISEKIAKNENIKVITIAGPSSSGKTTFANRLFIQLKADEVNPLVISLDNYYIGRKNIPLNEEGEKDYEALEALDIPLLNQNVMDLIAGKEVELPIYNFITGEREKIGKVAKLSNKHGVIIIEGIHGLNEAMTKYIPKEQKFKIYISCLTQLNLDKHNRIATSDVREIRRMVRDSLSRNTAAEETLAMWPSVRKGEEKHIFPFQEEADVIFNSNLVYEMGVLKNAAMRELVKVPTTSPHYADARRLIGLLACFLPIEASDVPDDSILKEFIGNSFFYNY
- a CDS encoding alpha-amylase family glycosyl hydrolase, translated to MKPQFSLYAKGAEEVYLEFYQNPEDKTPSQKIVLDTKKNRTGDYWYFEDSSIAEGSLYRWNIDGISILDPLALSYTGNMPVEEKKSIFLLHQQKPVKRLSIPDKDRLIYEVHIGFFSEKRSYSSFIEKIPYLKELGINTVEFLPIYEWDDYTGNLHPDASPIKNAWGYNPINFFAATKKYSSSKEAASFSEKEEFHHLVEVLHENGIEVLLDVVYNHTAEGGKTGYLYNFKAMGENIFYIKTKERDFANFSGCGNSFNCNHPVAKEMILDSLLYWYYEIGVDGFRFDLSPVLGRDSDGQWLQHSLLKDLVEHPILSHALLISESWDLGGYFVGALPSGWSEWNDSYRDTVRKFIRGDFGQIPDLIKRIFGSVDLFHANRKKYQSSINFIACHDGFTMWDLLSYNRKYNFANGEQNRDGSNENYSYNHGEEGETDNPTILALRIQQMKNMMLILYISQGIPMLLMGDEIARTQLGNNNAYCQDNKITWMDWSRKERFQDIFTFTKSMIQLRKSYSIFRKEEYLKMDEEIFLHGVKLHQPDYSFHSLSIAFELFDQETKIRFYIALNSYSETLEFELPLLGDGKHWYLLTDTAKPETCYFQADDMISGKSYSLTSKSSMILIAK